Within the Candidatus Ozemobacteraceae bacterium genome, the region ACCCAGGGCTATGCATATTCGCGTTCGACATCCGCGAGTTCGCCCCTCCCGGGTATCAGCCTCCGGAAACCGCCATCAGCATTCTTTCGGAACCCTACACGATCCTCACGACCCTCCCCTCCTGCCTCGAACCGGTTTCCCCGCGTCGACCACTCTCCATCGGCGAGCGCTGGCTCCTCGTCCGGGCGGCGGCGTGGAACGATTCCGCAACGCGCATCCGGCTTCTCGAGCACATGCCGGCCCGATTGAAGTCCCCCACGCTCGACATCATCAAGCCGTATTCGCGGCCGGCTCTCCCTCTGCCGCCGGTCAGCCCCGAGCCGACCTGCGCCCAGCCTCCCATGCCCCCCAGAACGGATTTTCGGAAGCCATACAGGCACCCCGACCCCGCGATTCTTTTCACGCCTGCTTCGCCGGGCCCGCTCCTCAAGAAAGTGTTCCCGCTCGAACTCCTGGCACGACGTTCGAAACTCCCCTACTCGATGGTATCCGGAATCGACATGCTGTATGCCTGTCTCATGGATCGCGCCCGAAGATCCCTGTATGGGCCGATCGAGCACAGGCAAACAAAAATCGTCCAACCGCCCCGATTCTGGCGCGACACGCTCGCCGTCTCCAATCCGCCGAAGAAGGCTTCCGCCCACGATATTGACGTGTTCTTCTCCTGCCCCGACCGCATTCATGAGAAAATCGTCCGAAGGCAGGCGATCCTCGGCTCCCGCGTCACGGGGCTGCTGGAAGCCATCAAACTAACCCAGGCTTCGGTGGATCGCCTCTCTTCCAGCACCCCGTCATGAGCCTGTCGCATCTCGGGAAATTTTCCGAACCCGTTTTCGACGCGGCTCTCCCGGCAAAGCCGACGATTTTCCCGGTCGCCCGCCGGGTCGTCAGCCACGCCGCACGGTCGCTGTTCGCCGGAAAACTGCTGTTCCCCGTCGCCATTCCCGGGAAGGAAGGACAGCACTGTTTCGCCTCGGATCCCCGACGCCTTTTCCGCATGCCGCGCGTGAAACATTCCTCCGTTTCCGTTCTTCCGGCCGTCGTCTCGAGAACGAACCACACGTTCGCCCCGCCGCCTCACGCTCAGATCCAGCCCCGACAGCGACTCGACTTCTCTCCATGCAAACTTCCGCCTCGCCCCGAGCTGCGGCCCCGCGCCCCCGCCTCAATCGGCGCACCGGTCCTCTCTCTCGCGGAAGCGTGCGCGCAGCCGTCCATCCGCCTCTCCCGGCCTCCCGTGAAGAACCTCAGGGAGCCGCTGTATTTCCAGAAATGCCTCATCTCCCGCTTCGAGATTTCCCGTCTTCGCCGGATGGCGCAGGCATCCGACTGGCAGTCCGTCTCGAAACCGCCTGCGGATCTCGTTCCTGCGTCGCCCCTGCCGGAACCATGGAATTGGTTCGCTCTTTCGGCGCGGGGCCGGGCCGACCGTTCATCAGTCATGACACGCCCCCTGCAGGCCGGTCCTCTCGATCCTCCCCGGCCCCGGCTTCTCTACCCGACCGCAACGCGAAGGCCGTCCCTCATGCCCCCCCTCTGGAAATTCCTTGCGCACGGCCGGCACGCCGTTTCCGCCTGGCGGCCTGTCTGCCGTCTGCCGACCGGGCCTCTCTCCATCCTGTCGTTGCAGAGGCGGCTTCCTTTCGCGGAGCTCCTTCCCGAAGGTCCTCCCCCGGCACCGATAGACAGGGATGTATATCTATCTATATATATTTCGGACGCTCTTTCCATCCGGCCCCATTCTTTCATCGCGGAATTTTCTCACGGCCGAAGCCGGGTTCGGCCGGCGGCCCACTCCGGCATCGCTCCGGTTTTTCATCCCGACGCTCGCCTCGCCGCCCCGACCGCCCACTCGGGAACCGTGACGGAGATCATCACGAATATCGCCCGCGCACGTCTTGCCGACATCCGGGGTGTTCCGCCGGCCCGACTGGCCAGGAAATGGCCTCACGCCGTCTTCCGACCGCTTCGGCAACTTTTGTTCCGCAAGCCGTTTGCGAAGCGCTTCGATTTCCCCCCCCCTGAACCACCCGGATTCAACGTCATCGCGCCCAGATCATTCGCTTCTCTCCGCCCCGTCAGCGGAGATCTCCGCGCGGCAATGAAGAATGAACCAGACGCCGCCAGAGCGAAGCCCGCCGAGCGGCGCTCCCGCAGTTCGTTCAGCCATTCTCCGATGGAGCGTTTCCTGGCGAAGACCGGACTTCATCTTCCCGACGCCCGCGTGTCCGATCTCCGCATCTCCGCCATTCAGCCGGCTCCCGTGATGTGCCCCGGCGGCGCGACCCGCAAGGGCGTCAGACAAGCGCTCGGCATGCCCGAACGCCGTGCCGTCGCCGAAAAGGCCCTGTTCACTCCGAGAGAAAAGCAGCGCACGACGTTCAGGACATCGGCCGTTCCCGCGCAACCCAACGTTCACGCTTCAGAACTTCGCGTTCCCGTTCCCGCCATGCAGGTGCTGTGCCTGACCGCCGCTCCTCGCGGCCCCAGGCCTCTTGCGCTTCCCAGACGCCTCCCGCCCGCCGGCGAGCCTGAACGCATGCTCAGACTCATCGCCTCGCTTCCCCGCAGAGCCCATTCGACAAGGCATTACCTGCTGACGCTCGAATCGAACCTCATGCCCTGGAAGCAACGTTCACAGCCCCGACGCACCCGGGTCGCCCTGCCCAGAGAGCTCCTGGTTCCTCGCTCGCCCTCCTTCGCCAGGGAAGTCATGCTCCCCCAGGATTTCCAAGCGGTTTCACCCGCCTCGAAACGCGCCTTTCTCACCACGGGCATCAGCACGGCCTTTCTCTCTCTCCGCGAAGCCGCCCTGCCGGCTTCCCTCCGCATCGCGCACGACCGGCCCCGCCTTTCACCGACGCCATCGCCACCCCCGACGTCCGTTGCAGGGGCCCGGTTTCTCGACGCCCCCGAATGGATTCGCCCCGCCCGCCAGCCCAGAATGAAAATCCGTTACTGGCCCACATTCTATGAACTCTCGCCCACGACGCCGGCCGTCGGCATGCGGCTTTCGGAACTCGGCCGCGCCGCCCTGCCGCCGGCCCCGGCGTCACGAGCGATCGCATCCCTCGCCGGCGTCTTCGGCATCAGACGGCGCGATCGCCCCCGCGGCCCGTACAGCATGCGACAGCCGAAACGCTGGCTTTTGAAGACGAACGCGGCCGCGATCGGCGTTCCCGACGTCTGCCTCCACGAAATGGCTCTTCCAACGACCTCCCCGTCGAGACTCGACTCGGGCGAGCGTCACCCGCCCGCCTTCATGGGCCCGGCGTTCCGCGCCCCCTGGACGTCGGTCGTCATCAGACCGGAGGAGCTCCGTCAGTTCGTTGCGGAACCCGCGGCCCCCCCGCCCCCCGAGCGGCTCCCGCACTGCAGGGCCACGACACGGCCGGCCACCGAGCCCGCCCTCTCGTTCCAGGAGGCGCCGATGCCCCGCGTCATTACGACCGCGAGACTTTCCCCTCTGTCTCCTCCCGGAGAGACGTTCGTCATCAGCTTCGGCCCCCAATCCTTCAGACCGGTCGGCCCCGCCGTATCCGGCGCTCGATGCGAACCGCCCGGTGAAGTCCGGCTCGACTCCCTGCGAATCATCGAACCGTTCGTCGAACTCCGGCCGGATCTTTTCGCCGACGAGTTCGGGGAACCGGCGGCAGGCGGCGGCTTCTTCATCCGCGACCTTCTCTGCGATCTCATCGTCGTCCGCGGCGATCACTATGCACGCTGGCGAAGCCTTTTTTTCCCGTACAAGCCCGACGTTCGAGGCCTCGGCGACGTATCCGACGCTCCGCTCGAGCCGACGCCCGAATCCTTCATGCAAACCCTGCTCGACGGAATGGGACCGCTCGAACTCGCTCCCGGCATTCTCGCCATGCGGCGGGAGCATGAGGAGCCTCCGACGGTAAGAGACGAAAAAGTACCTTTCCCGTTTGCTCCGGGACATCTCCGCGCCGAACCCTTCAGCAGACTTCCCGTCCTCTTGTCAGACGTCTTCGGATTCGACATCCTCGAGGCTCCGGCCGCGCCGGCCGAGGAATGGGATTTTTCGACATCGATGTATGTGCCGTTCATCCCGGCTCCCCTGCCGAACATCCTACCGCGTGAGGACGGCCTCGCAGCCGCCTCGTCTCCGTTCCCTCAATCTTTTTCGGAGCCGGTTCCGTCCGTTTCCTGGCCCCGCCGGCATCCCGCGGTATCCGAAGCATTCCCGTCGCTCGAACAGCCCGGCAATCATGCGATCATCATCGCCGGTCGATGGAACCGCAAACTTCCCGTCGACGGCGGGTTCCGTGTGCGCCACTCGATATCATCCCCAACGCTGTTTTCCGGCGTTCACCGGCTGGAACTGCCTGCTCTTCCCCCAGAGGCTTTCCAGGCCTTGCACATCGTCGATCTCGCACCGGCCACAATCGTCTGTCACACGTTGCTGAATCCCGTTGCATCGCCTGCGGCGCGACTGGCGACTCCAGCGTCTTCCGGTCCAAGCATTCCGTCGGACACGGTTTCGGCATCTCGCACGGCCGTCCTTCCGTTCGCGCGGCCGTTGCTCCATTTGCCTGCCGGGCGGTACAGGCAGCACGAGGTTTCGGGAGTTGGCGCAGGCAGACGGATTTCCTTCCGGAAACAGGAGTTCGGCTTCGCCCTTTCCCCCATCGGCGTCTTTCCTTCGCTGGCCCTGCCGATGCTCGAACGAAAGGAGCGGCGGTGTTCCTCGAAGTTCAAAATCTCCATTCCCGGAAAGGCAGCCGTTCATCCGGCCGCGATTCCCGACTGGGTGGAGCTGTCGTCCGCACGACCGGCGTGCAGACCTCCGGCCGGCCTACAAACACCTACATGATGCGTTGACTTGCCCTCGGTCATGAAGTTAGAATGCCCGTAAGTTCCGCCTGAGAGGAAGAACATGAATTTTATCTCCATGTATGACAAAGGCATGGTCCGACCAAACAACGAGGACTACACAGAGAGTTTCCAGTGGAACTGGTGCAGTTGCACGGGCGTCCAGGAGTCGTTCACGGCTCTCATCGTGGCAGACGGCATGGGCGGCGCCGCCGCCGGCGAGTATGCATCCTCGCTCGCCGTGAAAACCATCAAAGAGAAGCTCCAGGCCAGTCTCCTGTCGGACAACGTCGAGGCCGTCCTCGCGGGGGACCTTCGGGAAGCGCTGGCCGGCTACTGCAAAGAGGCGAACGCGGCGATCTATTCCAAGGCCCAGGCGAACCCTGAGATGGAGGGCATGGGAACGACAATCGTCATAGCTATTATATGTCGTGATATGCTCACGCTGTGCCACGTGGGTGACAGCCGCTGCTACATGCACCGGGAAAACCGCCTGAAGCGTCTCACCCGAGATCATTCTCTCGTTCAGGAGTTGATCGACGCAGGCAAGATCGCTCCCGACCAGGCGGAAAAGCATCCGAACAAAAACGTGATCACACGGGCGCTCGGCGTAGCCGCAACGGTCGAGCCGGAGTGTTCACGGCTTCCGATTTTCACGGGGGACGTCCTGGTCCTCGGGAGCGACGGTCTGTGCGGCTTCGTGGACGAACACACGATCAAGGACATGGTCGAGAAGCAGGCTTCCCAGCCCAACGCGAATCTCAAGCAACTCGCCCAGAACCTTATCGAGTGCGCCAACATGAACGGAGGCGCCGACAATATTTCCGTCTGCCTCTATCGCCACTGACGCCTGACGGGTAGCCCCGACCATGACCGATCCGCGGGATACCCGACACACATCCGGTCCCGATCGAAGCGTCGAGGATATGGACGCGCTCGCCCGCGAAATCGACGAACTCGCGAGACAGCGCGAGCGGATCTTCCAGGCGCTGAAGCCGACCTCCGCACCAGCCGCCGCAGGCCTTGCCGAGCGCGCCGATCGGCTCGAGGCCGAAAACCGGCAGCTGAAGGAGCGGATCACCGCACTCGCCGAGTCGAGTTCCGGCCCCCTGGCCGACAAACTTCGAAGAACCGAGGAACTTCTCGAGGAGCGCACGCACGAACTCCAGCAGATGCGCCTGCAGAGTGCGTCCGAAGCTGCCCTTCTCGAGGAGATGAAGAAGCAGAATGCCGAGATCGAGCGGCTCAAAGCCCGGCTGTCCGAAGCCGACAAGGAGAAGCCCGATATTGCGGCACTCCAGGACGAACTCCGGAGGCTGAAGCTCAACCTCGCCGACGCGGTTCTCGAGCAGAAGCAGGCCGGCGCCACGAGCCAGGAGCTCCTGAAGCAGATTTTCGAGCTCAAGCAGGAGGTGTTCCAGCACCAGTCGCAGGTCAGGGACCTCACTGCACGACTCGATCTGAGCAAGCGGAACGAACAGGCCCTTTCCGAGCAGGAAAAAAAGCAGCAACTCGAACTCGCCGCCCTCCGCGCCGCGGTCGAGGAGTCGGCCCGGCAGATAGACAGACTGCAAGAGCAGACCCAAAGTCTCTCCGCCGAACGCGAGAAGGCCCTGGAGGAACTCGAGAAGGCACGCGCCGCCGCCGCCGAGTTCCAGACGGCGTTCACGAACCTCAAGGCGGAATACGAAGCCGAGAAGATCCAGCGGCAGGCGGCCGAAACCCGCGAGCATGAGATCGTGACGTCGTTCGACGCGATCAATCAGGAACGCCTGCTCCTCAAGGAAAAAGTCTCGCGGCTTCTCGTCGGCGTCAAGGCGTATATCACCCCGCCGTCGCGGCCCGCATCGTCGACGCCCGAGGACGGGGCCCTCGAGCCCAAGGAGATGCGGCCCTACATCCCCTTCTGCTTCCCCGACCGTCTCCCTGCGCAACTGCGCCCCCACTGGAAACGGACAAAGCGCCTTCCGCTCGTCACGCCGCCGGGAAGCCTGGTCACCGTTCGTATGGACGAGTTCAACAGACCGATTCGCAAACCGTTGCTGCAGACATACCGGTTCCGCGAGCTGGTGTGCCCGCCGACCTCGGCCCTGCCGACCGAGCCATATCTGCATTCCTTCCCCAGAGATTTTTCCATCGTCGCATCTCCTCTCGAATTTTCGTTCGCGGCGGCCCGATCGTCACATCCGTTCCCGGGGCCGTCGCGGCTCGAGGGCGTCGAACGCCGTTTCCCGCCCAGATCGCCGATCATCGAGTTCTCCGAAAAAATGGTTGTTCCGCCGATCGAGACGAAGGTTTTCACCACGTCGGTCGCCATGTTTTTCGACTACCTCGCAAGCGACATCATCACCGCGTTCCGGAACAGCATGTACCGCCTCGGATACCGGTATCCGGCAGGTTCTTCCCCTCGGGAACTCATGTTCGGCCCCGAAACGAAAACGATCTCATCGGGAAGGGTTGCCTTACACACCACTTCTCATCTACAATTCGCGTTGCGTTACCCGGTACGCACGGAACTGCCCCCGCGATTCCCGCAGGACCGGCTCAAATATCTGCTGCGAACGATCGGAGACTCGCTCTCTTCCATGATGGCCCGGCTTGACGACAACGAACCCGACGACGACTCGGAACCCAAACGAACGTAAATCACCGCTTCCCGGTATTCATTCCATTCAGAGACGCATGACGCAGGAGGACCCATGAAACGCACGTATCTGCAGGACGAGGCGA harbors:
- a CDS encoding Stp1/IreP family PP2C-type Ser/Thr phosphatase; translation: MVRPNNEDYTESFQWNWCSCTGVQESFTALIVADGMGGAAAGEYASSLAVKTIKEKLQASLLSDNVEAVLAGDLREALAGYCKEANAAIYSKAQANPEMEGMGTTIVIAIICRDMLTLCHVGDSRCYMHRENRLKRLTRDHSLVQELIDAGKIAPDQAEKHPNKNVITRALGVAATVEPECSRLPIFTGDVLVLGSDGLCGFVDEHTIKDMVEKQASQPNANLKQLAQNLIECANMNGGADNISVCLYRH